The following are encoded in a window of Colletotrichum lupini chromosome 3, complete sequence genomic DNA:
- a CDS encoding nrap protein produces the protein MEQSAKRRKVSHKGDSKISANIATASPFVLQTDELLKEVKVDYAEALDGADALLHKIRNLIQGIEPHGPIPIAEATRKFQKTNKIKIPYPDPKPADDAPYKLSYEKPAAYNVVGSYVSKTMIQAQANKGVDMIVQMPASLFQEKDHQNMRYFYRRAYYIANIAAALRKELAGSADLEFENLNGNALLPVLSIRPSSTSESSESDESDEKAESGSSKSDFVIRIIPCAPEGVFPKKKLHPAYNSNRNRQPENAKESTVSTPFYNSTIKAEDTFVTYLRVLTRAKADCAAFADACILGRIWLQQRGLGSSLAKGGFGHFEWAIMMALLLQTGGRNGQPALSSALSSTELFKATVQFLASTEFAKKPFVFGTYKLGADLIRENGPVMFDPEREVNILYKMSPWSASLLHFHASTTMEVLNDTLANQFEPTFITKADLPLHLFDSIFEIQNVDSNSKSTNPDRRGAVWDLSFKAYTVLKKALKERSQLIHFASQDPAPWSITSTRPTNLSNIQVGVIFDPANMGRLMEYGPSAELEKEAAKFRKFWGDKAELRRFQDGSILECVQWTRQTSAEICEEIVRYVLQRHVSLGAGDLRFHDADIPPSLDISPFDRESFEAARKAFSTLEQDIRGLEEMPLSVRQIAPVVPELRSASVTPPFALSQKSGPPPMDVNLYFEASSKWPENLVAIQESKIEFLLDIDRRLRAAHDNISTSLGRDNAARDIDNLAYLDIIYPNGAAFRLRIYAELEEALLDRQARNKTLDPQSRVQAEEALFNLNWRHKHLPLHTQTITTYCTRFTTLSNTIRLVKHWFNVHKLASHISEELIELLVLHVFLNPNPWKVPSSTMSGFLRTILFLSRWDWRDEALVVDSSDDMTADDRAVAQHHLEAWRARDPTMSHAVLFVATPHDHLGLAYTRQGPSKLLATRMTRLAKASSKKIKEQGIALDVAELFQPSLADYDVLLHLSTSGLKRVARDAASEAGTRTSLFKNLDERTGKIPLPLARHPATVLLTELETAYEDTLVFFHGASGDAVIGAIWQPKLRSRQKFRVGLPYNFHRVKGDSDDDEEGDVVEVNKPAVLLEIARIGGDLIKKIELIE, from the exons ATGGAACAGAGCGCCAAGCGACGTAAGGTTTCCCACAAGGGCGACTCCAAGATCTCTGCCAACATCGCGACGGCGAGTCCATTCGTCCTACAGACGGACGAACTGTTGAAGGAGGTCAAGGTTGACTACGCCGAGGCTCTCGATGGCGCTGACGCCCTGTTGCATAAGATCAGAAACCTGATCCAAGGAATTGAGCCTCATGGTCCTATTCCT ATCGCCGAAGCCACGCGCAAGTTCCAGAAGACGAATAAGATCAAGATTCCCTATCCGGACCCGAAACCCGCCGACGATGCGCCGTACAAGCTGTCATACGAAAAGCCCGCCGCTTACAATGTCGTGGGCAGCTACGTCTCGAAGACGATGATCCAGGCCCAGGCCAACAAGGGTGTGGACATGATTGTGCAGATGCCGGCTTCGCTATTCCAAGAAAAGGATCACCAGAACATGCGCTACTTCTACCGCAGAGCCTACTATATTGCGAATATTGCAGCCGCCTTGCGCAAGGAGTTGGCAGGATCGGCCGACCTGGAGTTCGAGAATCTCAATGGCAACGCCCTTCTGCCCGTCCTCTCCATCAGACCCTCTTCAACATCCGAATCGTCAGAAAGCGACGAGAGCGACGAGAAGGCCGAATCGGGGTCTTCAAAGTCGGATTTCGTCATTCGGATCATTCCTTGCGCGCCGGAAGGTGTCTTCCCCAAGAAGAAGTTGCACCCCGCGTACAACAGCAACCGAAATAGGCAGCCGGAGAACGCCAAGGAGTCGACTGTGTCTACGCCCTTCTACAACTCGACCATTAAGGCTGAAGACACATTTGTCACGTATCTGCGGGTCCTCACTAGAGCCAAGGCGGATTGCGCCGCCTTCGCAGACGCTTGCATACTCGGAAGAATCTGGCTCCAACAACGAGGTTTGGGCAGTTCGCTGGCCAAGGGTGGATTCGGTCACTTTGAATGGGCAATCATGATGGCGTTGCTGCTGCAGACCGGTGGACGGAACGGCCAGCCGGCGCTTTCTTCGGCTCTGAGCAGCACTGAGCTATTCAAGGCCACGGTCCAGTTCCTTGCGTCTACCGAGTTTGCTAAGAAGCCCTTTGTCTTTGGCACATACAAGCTGGGCGCTGACCTCATTCGAGAGAACGGCCCCGTCATGTTCGATCCCGAACGTGAAGTCAACATTTTATACAAGATGAGCCCCTGGTCAGCGAGCCTTCTCCACTTCCACGCCAGCACCACCATGGAAGTACTCAACGACACTCTGGCAAACCAGTTCGAGCCGACCTTCATCACCAAAGCCGACTTGCCGCTACACCTATTCGATAGCATTTTCGAGATCCAAAACGTGGACAGCAACTCAAAAAGCACAAACCCCGATCGACGAGGTGCCGTCTGGGATCTAAGCTTCAAGGCTTACACCGTTCTGAAGAAGGCGTTGAAGGAAAGGTCACAGCTGATTCATTTCGCGAGTCAAGACCCAGCACCGTGGTCAATCACCAGCACCCGGCCCACGAACCTGTCCAACATCCAGGTTGGCGTCATCTTCGACCCTGCCAACATGGGACGCTTGATGGAGTATGGTCCTTCGGCCGAGCTCGAGAAGGAGGCGGCAAAGTTCCGCAAGTTCTGGGGTGACAAGGCCGAGCTCCGTCGCTTCCAGGACGGCAGCATCCTCGAGTGCGTGCAGTGGACGCGGCAGACGTCTGCAGAAATCTGCGAAGAGATCGTCCGGTACGTCCTCCAGCGCCACGTGAGCCTTGGTGCTGGCGATTTGCGCTTCCACGATGCCGATATCCCCCCTTCCCTGGACATCTCGCCCTTTGACAGGGAATCCTTCGAGGCAGCGAGAAAGGCCTTCAGCACGCTCGAGCAGGACATCCGCGGCCTGGAGGAGATGCCGCTCTCGGTCAGGCAAATCGCCCCCGTTGTCCCCGAACTGCGATCCGCGTCGGTCACGCCGCCCTTTGCGCTCTCTCAGAAATCCGGCCCTCCGCCCATGGACGTAAACCTCTACTTTGAGGCATCCAGCAAGTGGCCGGAGAACCTTGTCGCGATCCAGGAGTCCAAAATTGAGTTCCTGCTCGACATTGACCGTCGGTTACGCGCTGCCCACGACAACATCTCAACGAGCCTCGGTCGCGACAACGCAGCACGGGATATCGACAACCTTGCCTACCTGGACATCATCTACCCCAACGGCGCCGCTTTCCGACTGCGCATCTACGCAGAGCTCGAGGAGGCCCTCCTAGACCGCCAAGCCAGGAACAAGACGCTGGACCCCCAGAGCAGAGTCCAGGCCGAAGAGGCCCTCTTCAACCTCAACTGGCGCCACAAGCACCTGCCCCTCCACACGCAGACAATCACAACCTACTGCACCCGCTTCACCACCCTCTCCAACACGATCCGCCTCGTCAAGCACTGGTTCAACGTGCACAAGCTCGCGAGCCACATCTCGGAAGAGCTCATCGAGCTCCTCGTCCTCCACGTCTTCCTCAACCCGAACCCCTGGAAGGTCCCCTCCAGCACAATGTCCGGCTTCCTCCGCAccatcctcttcctctcccgCTGGGACTGGCGCGACGAGGCCCTCGTCGTCGACTCCTCCGACGACATGACCGCCGACGACCGCGCCGTCGCCCAGCACCACCTCGAGGCCTGGCGCGCCCGCGACCCGACAATGTCCCACGCAGTCCTCTTCGTCGCCACCCCGCACGACCACCTAGGCCTGGCCTACACCCGCCAGGGGCCCTCCAAGCTCCTCGCAACACGCATGACCCGCCTCGCGAAAGCCTCCAGCAAAAAGATCAAGGAGCAAGGCATCGCGCTCGACGTCGCCGAGCTCTTCCAGCCGTCCCTGGCAGACTACGACGTCCTCCTCCACCTCTCCACCTCGGGCCTGAAACGCGTCGCCCGCGACGCCGCCTCCGAGGCGGGCACCCGCACCTCCCTCTTCAAGAACCTCGACGAGCGCACGGGGAAAATCCCGCTGCCGCTCGCGCGACACCCGGCGACGGTCCTGCTGACGGAGCTCGAGACGGCGTACGAGGACACCCTCGTCTTCTTCCACGGCGCGTCCGGCGACGCCGTCATCGGCGCCATCTGGCAGCCCAAGCTGCGCAGTCGGCAAAAGTTCCGTGTCGGTCTGCCCTACAACTTCCACCGGGTCAAGGGCGacagcgacgacgacgaggagggcGATGTGGTCGAGGTGAACAAACCGGCTGTGCTGCTGGAGATTGCTAGGATCGGTGGTGACTTGATCAAGAAGATTGAGCTCATTGAATAG